TAATTTCTATGCAAGAATAAAAAAATCTACAACAGAAAACTACTTTACCAAAGACACAAGAACTGACATATCGGACAAAAGATTAAAAGATTATTTGAATTTTAGTGATCAAAAAAATGTTAATTACATAATTCACAATATAGGTGTTTTTGGCAACGCACTGAATAGTAAAAATGATGTAGTTTATCCTGTAGATCCTAAAACAGGTGAAAAAATTAAAAACTCCAAAGCTATTGAAAGTGAAATTTTATACTACAAAAAAAGTTTAAGTAAATACGAGCAAGAAGTAAAAAGAGGATATTCAGATCCAAATATAATTTTTAAACTTCGTGACCAGAGAACTTTATCATTTAGTGTTGATGACACATTTAATATAAAAACTCAATAATGCGGGAAAAGCCGCATTTTTATTTAAAAAACCGGGGAACCCGGTTTGAAAATGAATTAATCATTTTCGTGTTTGATTTGCTCTAAAATTTTTTCAATTTTCATAGCGCCATCAATGACGGTATCTAGCTCAAAATGAAGTTCAGGAACTTTGCGTCAATCTAGAGAGTGCGCCAGTGTTTTTCTTATAAAACCAGCAGCGTTTCTAATTGCCTCAATTCCATCACTTGATTTTTCACTAAAGGTTACAAATACTTTAGCATGTGAAGAATCGGCAGAAAGTTCACAATCAACAACAGTTGGATTGATAATATTTGAATTAGTTAATTCTGTTGTTACAATCTGAGCAATCATTGTTTTAAGTTGACTTTCTTTTCTTAGTGCATTTATACTTTTACTCATAATTCTTTCTTTCTAGTAATTGTATTTAGGAGCTACCAACTCCTTATTTAAATTATATTATTTAATGTTGATATTGCCGACTAAAAGGAATTTTTTAATAAATTTAAGATATTTTCTTTTGGATTTTTTATTGAAAAATAAAACCCCTTTTAAAAGGGGTAAGAATTAAAATTCGTATTTTTCTGGGTGCTCTTTCATCATTTTAGCAACGAATTCTTTTTTAGGCATTTTTCCGTATTCATTCATTAAATGAGTACATTCGTCAAGTTCTTCCAATGCTCATTCAATACCTTCAAAACCTGTAACTTTTGTTGAACCAGGTTTTTTTCAGTTTTTGTAGTTGTTAAAAAATGTTTCAACATCTCTTAAGAATGGTTCAGGAAGCTCCTCAAGTTTATTGATTGAGTCTAAACGATAATCATCAGCATGAACTGCGATCAATTTTGTATCAGTTTCGCCCGAATCAATCATTTTCATTGCTCCGATAATTCTTGCGTTTAATACAACTCCAGGAATGAATTTTTCTGGTGAATAAACTAAAACATCTAATTCATCACCATCTCAGTCGAGAGCATTAGGAATAAACCCGTAGTTAGCTGGGTAAACAAAATCTCCTCTTAAAATTCTATCAACGTGAATTTGACCATCTGCACGGTCAAATTCGTATTTAATATTTGATCCCTTTGGGATTTCAATTTTAATTTCAATAACATTATTTTTTGACATATTCTAATTATAAATATTTTGTGGAAATTTAAGATAAAAAGCCCTTTTTAATTTGTGAAATTGATTTCTTAATTATAATATGTTTATTATTTTATATTAGCTTATTTAAAAGGGGAAAAATATGAAAAAAGCTTTTAGCGAAAAAGGTGTTCAATACACTGGACACATTGATGAAGAATTTGATGTAATTGTCGTTGGAGCTGGCCCTGGGGGTTATTTAGCTGCTGAAGAATTAGGAAAATCAGGCAAAAAAACATTGATTATTGAAAAAGAATTCTGAGGTGGTGTTTGTTTAAATGTTGGATGTATTCCAACTAAAGCAATGTTAGCTTCTGCTCACGTAATTGACACAATAAAAGATGCTGCTAGCTATGGAATTGTTGCAAACTTAGAAGATATCAAGATTGACAACCAAGCAACTTGAATAAAAATGCACGAAAGAAAAGCTGCTGTTGTTAAACAAATTTCAGGCGGTGTAAAAATGCTTATGAAAGGAAGCAAAGTTACTATTGCTGAAGGGACTGCTGAGTGATTAGCATCTCACGTTGTCAAAGTAAACGATAAAATTTACAAAGCTCAAAATATTATTATGGCAATGGGAAGCCGTGCACGTAAACTTGATAAATTACAAGGCTTTGAACAAGGATATAAAGATTTCAAAGTTCTATCTTCAAAAG
The genomic region above belongs to Mycoplasmopsis bovigenitalium and contains:
- the rbfA gene encoding 30S ribosome-binding factor RbfA, with translation MSKSINALRKESQLKTMIAQIVTTELTNSNIINPTVVDCELSADSSHAKVFVTFSEKSSDGIEAIRNAAGFIRKTLAHSLDWRKVPELHFELDTVIDGAMKIEKILEQIKHEND
- a CDS encoding inorganic diphosphatase is translated as MSKNNVIEIKIEIPKGSNIKYEFDRADGQIHVDRILRGDFVYPANYGFIPNALDWDGDELDVLVYSPEKFIPGVVLNARIIGAMKMIDSGETDTKLIAVHADDYRLDSINKLEELPEPFLRDVETFFNNYKNWKKPGSTKVTGFEGIEWALEELDECTHLMNEYGKMPKKEFVAKMMKEHPEKYEF